A portion of the Leptospira broomii serovar Hurstbridge str. 5399 genome contains these proteins:
- a CDS encoding succinate dehydrogenase/fumarate reductase iron-sulfur subunit — MDLKLKVWRQKNSQEKGKIVDYAAKDISPDMSFLEMIDVVNEELITKGEEPIAFEHDCREGICGSCNIMIDGVAHGPLPGVTTCQLHMRSFKNGDTIYLEPWRAKAFPVIKDLIVDRSAFDRVIQSGGFVSINTGGAPDANALPIAKKHADVAMDAATCIGCGACVASCKNASAMLFVSAKVAHLALLPQGRVEKKERVKNMVSAMDKEGFGNCTNQYECEAACPKDIKRDFIRVLNKEYILS; from the coding sequence ATGGATCTCAAACTAAAAGTCTGGAGACAGAAAAATTCTCAAGAGAAAGGCAAGATCGTGGATTATGCCGCGAAAGATATCTCGCCTGATATGTCCTTTTTGGAAATGATAGACGTCGTCAACGAGGAGCTAATTACGAAAGGCGAAGAGCCGATCGCATTTGAACACGATTGCCGCGAAGGAATTTGCGGATCTTGTAATATCATGATCGACGGAGTGGCCCACGGTCCCCTACCGGGCGTGACCACTTGTCAACTTCATATGAGATCGTTTAAGAACGGGGATACGATTTATCTAGAACCTTGGAGAGCGAAAGCATTTCCGGTCATAAAAGATTTAATCGTGGATCGCAGCGCGTTTGATCGAGTTATTCAATCAGGCGGATTTGTAAGTATCAATACGGGCGGCGCTCCGGACGCGAATGCTCTTCCGATCGCTAAAAAACATGCGGATGTGGCGATGGACGCCGCGACTTGCATCGGATGTGGAGCCTGTGTCGCATCTTGTAAGAACGCGTCTGCCATGCTTTTCGTTTCTGCCAAGGTAGCTCATTTGGCCCTGCTTCCTCAAGGACGGGTAGAAAAGAAAGAACGGGTCAAGAATATGGTGTCCGCGATGGATAAAGAAGGTTTTGGAAATTGTACAAACCAGTATGAATGCGAAGCTGCTTGTCCTAAAGACATTAAACGGGATTTTATTCGAGTACTTAACAAAGAATACATACTCTCCTAA
- a CDS encoding PALP domain-containing protein, with product MFLKLPKRFYGASPVQFLYKIDKSEVFVKREDRLFFSQGTKIRKLLGIYRRLATYLPSEKIQNVVLQGNIHSNAILAGILFFRWLGTPTKIIGYSRNLQLRSPASILAERFSEVVIYPTRREWEHRILELPADVRGGTMLRLDRIDGDVEVPTNGMQILLPEYLFCQNALNGLAPLWDEIDPKEFDCIVLDVGSGITWLSALEWNRLPVFGVTLGLSKRKMQVWMESHRAGLDLKQIAIPYDSLIEPKAELPFASFSFGETESWHDKAKQLWKKTGIYFESVYACKTLSVLESMVLKGKLEGRILYIYQGGILQNFSTDALSE from the coding sequence ATGTTTCTGAAGCTTCCGAAGCGATTCTACGGAGCTAGCCCGGTCCAATTCCTATATAAGATCGATAAGTCTGAAGTTTTTGTAAAACGCGAGGATCGACTTTTCTTTTCTCAAGGAACTAAAATTCGAAAGCTGCTCGGAATCTACCGGAGGCTTGCTACCTATTTACCGTCCGAAAAAATTCAAAATGTGGTTTTGCAAGGGAATATTCATTCGAACGCGATTTTAGCTGGGATTCTTTTTTTTCGATGGTTAGGCACTCCTACGAAAATTATCGGCTATTCCCGAAATCTCCAATTGCGGAGTCCCGCTTCTATTTTGGCCGAACGATTTTCGGAGGTTGTAATTTATCCTACAAGGCGAGAATGGGAACATCGCATACTGGAATTACCCGCAGATGTGAGGGGCGGAACAATGCTTCGCCTCGATCGGATCGATGGGGATGTCGAAGTTCCTACAAACGGAATGCAAATTCTCCTCCCGGAATACTTATTCTGTCAAAATGCATTAAATGGATTGGCTCCCCTATGGGACGAAATTGACCCTAAGGAATTCGATTGCATCGTTCTTGATGTCGGTTCCGGAATTACCTGGCTTTCAGCTCTCGAGTGGAATCGACTCCCGGTTTTTGGAGTCACTTTAGGATTGTCTAAGAGGAAAATGCAAGTTTGGATGGAGTCTCACCGAGCGGGTCTCGATCTGAAACAAATTGCAATCCCTTATGATTCCTTAATCGAACCGAAAGCGGAATTACCGTTCGCTTCCTTTTCCTTCGGAGAAACGGAAAGCTGGCACGATAAAGCGAAACAACTCTGGAAGAAAACAGGAATTTATTTCGAGTCGGTATACGCTTGCAAGACGTTAAGCGTTTTAGAGAGTATGGTTCTCAAAGGGAAGTTGGAAGGTCGAATTTTATATATATACCAAGGCGGTATACTGCAGAATTTTTCTACAGACGCATTATCGGAATAA
- a CDS encoding ClpP family protease yields the protein MSENEKIAEVFEELTGSKISKKLIDHRKIFLWGAVTDESAKDIVGKLLFLEMADPGKEITFYINSPGGVVTSGLTIYDTMKMITSPVHTVCMGLAASMGSVLLAAGVKGKRSIWPNGKVMIHQPSIGGQIVAPASDLKIQAEEILKTRARLNQILAEACGHPVSKLEEDTDRDYYMDADEAIRYGIVDSLATKIEFPKSNS from the coding sequence ATGTCCGAAAACGAGAAAATCGCCGAAGTCTTCGAAGAACTTACCGGTAGTAAAATTTCCAAGAAGCTAATTGACCATAGGAAAATATTCTTATGGGGAGCTGTTACTGATGAGTCAGCCAAAGATATTGTAGGGAAACTACTTTTTCTAGAAATGGCGGATCCAGGCAAAGAGATCACGTTTTATATAAATAGCCCCGGAGGCGTCGTAACTTCCGGACTTACCATTTACGATACGATGAAAATGATAACCTCGCCCGTTCATACCGTATGTATGGGATTGGCTGCTTCGATGGGATCCGTACTTCTCGCAGCAGGAGTAAAAGGGAAAAGGTCTATTTGGCCGAACGGAAAAGTGATGATCCACCAACCGTCGATCGGAGGACAAATCGTCGCGCCTGCAAGCGATCTAAAAATTCAAGCTGAAGAAATTCTAAAAACGCGAGCCAGACTAAACCAAATTCTTGCCGAAGCCTGCGGGCATCCCGTTTCTAAGCTCGAAGAAGATACGGATAGGGATTATTATATGGACGCCGATGAAGCTATCCGGTACGGCATCGTAGATTCACTCGCTACGAAAATCGAATTTCCTAAATCGAATTCTTAA
- a CDS encoding DUF6989 domain-containing protein, translating into MKSTEKHAFFFHSSYLVLCIITLLLPIPASIGWRLFFLVVAYTIGLPVAAQIWEHDRWLDIFRFVFPLSILQVFPDWFLSRVLGVLVFPEDGFYKIGTVPAYMAGLWTIPLFLSTFAAVRFSKRKPSANPITKYCVAGGVAFAIFAFSEEFARTIPIWYAQNVSMIGHTAVYVLLPELILGVFTAFAYFHTEGKPLRSKLLWTIPTMLVYLGALSWFYLLLEGVWRS; encoded by the coding sequence ATGAAATCTACGGAGAAACATGCATTTTTCTTTCATTCGAGTTATTTGGTACTATGTATCATTACGCTTTTACTCCCCATTCCCGCCTCTATAGGATGGAGATTATTTTTTTTGGTGGTAGCTTACACGATCGGATTACCGGTCGCAGCTCAAATTTGGGAACATGATCGATGGTTGGACATTTTTCGATTCGTCTTTCCTTTAAGTATTTTGCAAGTGTTTCCCGACTGGTTCCTTTCTAGGGTGTTAGGCGTTCTTGTGTTCCCGGAAGACGGGTTCTATAAGATAGGAACTGTTCCGGCCTACATGGCGGGACTTTGGACGATCCCGTTATTTCTATCCACCTTCGCGGCCGTCCGATTTTCCAAGCGCAAGCCTTCCGCTAATCCGATTACGAAATACTGCGTGGCAGGTGGGGTCGCGTTTGCGATTTTTGCTTTCTCGGAAGAGTTTGCTAGAACGATTCCAATTTGGTACGCCCAAAACGTTTCGATGATCGGCCATACCGCCGTGTATGTGTTGCTTCCCGAATTGATATTAGGGGTGTTCACTGCGTTTGCATATTTTCATACCGAGGGAAAACCTTTGCGTTCCAAACTTCTTTGGACAATTCCCACCATGCTCGTTTATTTGGGGGCGCTATCGTGGTTCTATCTTCTTTTGGAAGGAGTCTGGCGATCGTAA
- a CDS encoding FtsB family cell division protein: protein MGSELANRLFFLLVFLSGLFYFTVLGESGLVVRSTLEASLSNLKLDVERLEYENRQLEERQKLLRDDKVALEREARKYYLLSENAHIIKFKEPEPRTENRPVLASRLIALRAGKDLPVPPIQLIRFFYVSFVAFVFIGVFRKLRRKKLEQRSA from the coding sequence ATGGGCTCGGAACTAGCGAACAGGCTATTCTTTCTCCTGGTATTTCTCTCCGGACTTTTTTATTTTACAGTCTTGGGTGAATCCGGCCTGGTCGTAAGGTCCACCTTAGAAGCCAGCCTTTCCAATCTAAAACTGGATGTGGAAAGGCTGGAATATGAAAATCGACAATTGGAAGAGCGTCAAAAACTCTTGCGAGATGATAAGGTAGCATTAGAGCGCGAAGCGAGAAAATACTATCTTTTATCGGAAAATGCACATATAATTAAATTTAAAGAGCCCGAACCCAGGACGGAAAACCGACCGGTGCTCGCCTCCCGGCTGATTGCACTGCGTGCGGGGAAAGACCTACCCGTTCCCCCAATTCAACTGATTCGCTTTTTTTACGTCTCGTTTGTTGCGTTCGTATTTATTGGTGTTTTCAGGAAATTGAGGAGGAAGAAACTGGAACAACGAAGTGCTTAA
- a CDS encoding UDP-3-O-acyl-N-acetylglucosamine deacetylase, producing MDARIITGAAEIKDLLEDRNRSVLRLPDYFTDSSLSVEPNISYTLEKAFTLEGKATFENKNSLVKVSPAAGKRSSFSFNGKKFPLNAADCVKGNHNIQLGEVKIIEHPLAWMLAFGVYVDIETAESSLPTFDFCDRPYLDGLIGNLQAIAPRKSISVSKPFGLVWEKGYCMVEPPENSKESEQLIIDHQVSYLGTSIGKARIKTVFEPNSFAYYCDARTTAFRTKSEAEKFYQVGLAGGLKDYPFTLENVLLLDEERIYNSREKFKDRNSGFDFEFLCHEIIDISSWLRFVEEEYEGRFVGKMTTFLFDHHKQIDIAQSVCDPSVLEKHGVSILR from the coding sequence ATGGACGCACGAATAATCACAGGAGCTGCGGAAATAAAGGACCTGCTCGAGGATCGAAATCGATCGGTTTTGCGGTTACCCGATTATTTTACGGATTCGTCTTTAAGCGTAGAACCGAACATTTCCTACACGCTGGAAAAAGCGTTTACCTTAGAAGGGAAGGCTACCTTTGAAAATAAGAATAGCCTTGTAAAAGTTTCCCCCGCTGCGGGTAAGCGATCCTCCTTTTCATTTAACGGAAAAAAATTTCCCTTAAATGCCGCCGATTGTGTAAAAGGAAATCATAATATACAATTGGGCGAGGTTAAAATTATCGAACATCCTCTTGCTTGGATGTTAGCGTTCGGCGTATATGTCGATATCGAAACCGCAGAATCAAGTCTGCCTACATTCGATTTTTGCGATCGACCTTATCTGGACGGATTGATCGGAAACCTTCAAGCTATTGCACCACGTAAATCGATATCCGTTTCTAAGCCTTTCGGGCTCGTCTGGGAAAAGGGATATTGTATGGTAGAGCCGCCCGAAAATTCAAAAGAATCCGAGCAATTAATTATAGATCATCAAGTTTCTTACCTCGGCACTTCCATCGGGAAGGCTAGGATAAAAACGGTTTTTGAACCGAATTCATTCGCTTATTATTGTGATGCCAGGACTACTGCATTCAGAACTAAATCGGAAGCCGAAAAATTCTATCAGGTCGGTTTAGCAGGAGGATTAAAAGACTATCCGTTTACTCTTGAAAACGTGTTGTTATTGGACGAAGAACGGATATATAATAGTCGAGAGAAATTTAAGGATCGGAATTCAGGATTCGATTTTGAATTTTTATGTCATGAAATTATCGATATTTCTTCCTGGTTAAGATTTGTGGAAGAAGAGTACGAGGGAAGATTCGTAGGAAAAATGACTACCTTCTTATTTGATCATCATAAACAAATCGATATAGCTCAAAGCGTCTGCGACCCTTCCGTTTTAGAAAAACATGGGGTATCGATCCTTCGTTAA
- the eno gene encoding phosphopyruvate hydratase has protein sequence MLKSSKISGIRAREIMDSRGNPTVEVDVKLEDGSFGRAAVPSGASTGEYEAVELRDGDKSRYAGKGVLKAVEHVNLKIKELLIGEDALDQNRIDALMLEKDGTKNKGKLGANAILGTSLAVAKASAAHTKLPLYRYIGGNFAKELPVPMMNILNGGAHADNNVDFQEFMILPVGVHSFREALRVGAEVFHTLKSVLKSKKLNTSVGDEGGFAPDLASNVEGLEVILEAIEKAGYKPQKDVLLGLDAASSEFYDKSKKKYVLGGEGNKELTSVEMVEYYSDLVSKYPIITIEDGLDENDWDGWKILSQKLGKKIQLVGDDLFVTNIEKLSKGISSEIGNSILIKVNQIGSLSETLASIDMAKKAKYTNVISHRSGETEDVTISHIAVGTNAGQIKTGSLSRTDRIAKYNELLRIEEELGNSAIYKGKETFYNL, from the coding sequence ATGCTTAAATCTTCCAAAATCTCCGGGATACGAGCCCGAGAAATTATGGATTCTCGCGGAAACCCCACAGTCGAAGTGGATGTAAAACTTGAAGACGGATCTTTCGGACGAGCAGCCGTTCCGTCCGGGGCCTCGACTGGCGAATATGAAGCAGTGGAATTGAGAGACGGGGATAAATCCCGTTATGCCGGAAAAGGCGTTCTCAAAGCCGTCGAACACGTAAATCTAAAAATTAAAGAATTATTGATTGGTGAAGATGCATTGGATCAAAACAGAATCGATGCACTCATGCTCGAAAAAGATGGGACGAAGAATAAAGGTAAATTGGGAGCCAACGCCATTTTAGGAACTTCCCTCGCAGTTGCTAAAGCCTCGGCGGCTCATACAAAGCTTCCTTTATACCGGTATATCGGCGGCAATTTTGCCAAGGAACTCCCCGTCCCTATGATGAATATTCTTAACGGAGGAGCTCACGCAGACAATAACGTGGATTTTCAGGAATTCATGATTCTTCCGGTCGGAGTTCATAGTTTTCGAGAAGCCTTACGAGTCGGAGCGGAAGTCTTCCACACTCTTAAATCCGTCCTAAAGTCAAAAAAACTCAATACTTCCGTGGGGGATGAGGGTGGATTCGCTCCGGATTTGGCCAGCAATGTGGAAGGACTGGAAGTCATCCTGGAAGCGATTGAAAAAGCGGGATATAAACCCCAAAAGGATGTCTTGCTTGGACTGGACGCCGCATCTTCGGAGTTTTACGATAAATCCAAAAAGAAGTATGTCCTGGGCGGAGAAGGAAATAAAGAGCTCACCAGCGTCGAAATGGTGGAATACTACTCAGATCTAGTCTCCAAGTATCCGATCATTACTATTGAGGACGGTTTGGACGAAAACGATTGGGATGGATGGAAAATTCTGAGCCAAAAACTAGGAAAGAAAATCCAGCTCGTAGGAGACGATCTCTTTGTGACGAACATAGAGAAACTATCTAAAGGGATTTCATCCGAGATCGGAAATTCAATATTGATCAAAGTCAATCAAATCGGATCGCTTTCTGAAACATTAGCATCCATCGATATGGCAAAGAAAGCAAAATATACCAATGTAATCAGTCATAGGTCCGGTGAAACGGAAGACGTGACGATTTCGCATATCGCTGTGGGAACCAACGCGGGCCAAATTAAAACCGGCTCGCTATCTCGAACGGACAGAATTGCCAAATACAATGAACTTCTTCGAATCGAAGAGGAACTAGGAAACTCGGCAATCTATAAAGGAAAGGAGACCTTTTATAACTTATAG
- the lepA gene encoding translation elongation factor 4 — MSDRQKYIRNFSIIAHIDHGKSTLADRLLEIGRVTDDRTKKDQILDSMDIERERGITIKANNATFDYLADDGHTYTMNLIDTPGHVDFTYEVSRSLKACEGVLLIVDASQGVEAQTLANLYLAMEQDLAIIPVMNKVDLPAADVERTKLQIEDSLGLDAEKAVAISAKTGLNVKAVLEEITRQIPAPKGNINAPLKALIYDSYFDPYMGVVIKIRVFDGSVKKGDRILLMSNQKDFTVNEVGIKGIGLMPKDSLSVGEVGYIIAGIKKVSDARSGDTVTLQSNPTAEPVPGYKDAKPMVFAGLFPIAGEQFEELVDAIEKMKLNDAALVYEKESSAALGFGFRVGYLGLLHMEIVQERLEREFNLDLITTAPSVKYTIKTRNGEVFDIDNPSKFPDPVFIETTEEPFVKASIITPIEYVGNIMSLAMDKRGIQLDTVYLTQEKVQLTYELPLAELIFEFYDKLKSLTRGYASLDYEPCGYRASQLVKMDILVNGEPVDALSMIVHRSKAEQRGREIIEKLKELIPRHQFMIPIQASVGGKILARESISALRKNVTAKCYGGDITRKKKLLEKQKEGKKRMKQIGNVEIPQEAFLAVLKTGD, encoded by the coding sequence ATGTCCGACCGGCAAAAATACATCAGAAACTTCTCCATCATTGCTCATATCGATCATGGCAAATCGACGTTAGCGGACCGACTTTTGGAAATCGGCCGGGTCACGGACGATCGGACGAAAAAAGATCAAATCTTGGACTCGATGGATATCGAGAGGGAGAGGGGAATCACCATAAAGGCAAATAATGCTACGTTCGATTACCTGGCGGATGACGGTCATACGTACACGATGAACTTGATAGATACACCCGGCCACGTTGATTTTACGTACGAGGTATCTCGCTCTTTAAAAGCATGTGAGGGAGTTCTTTTGATCGTGGATGCAAGCCAAGGGGTGGAGGCGCAGACTTTGGCAAATCTATATCTTGCTATGGAGCAGGATCTCGCAATTATTCCAGTGATGAACAAGGTCGACTTACCGGCAGCCGACGTAGAGAGGACTAAACTTCAAATCGAGGATAGTCTCGGTCTGGATGCGGAAAAGGCCGTAGCAATCTCCGCAAAAACCGGTTTGAATGTGAAGGCGGTGCTTGAGGAAATTACTCGTCAAATTCCTGCCCCGAAAGGCAACATCAACGCGCCTTTGAAAGCTTTAATCTACGATTCTTATTTTGATCCCTATATGGGGGTAGTTATCAAAATTCGGGTGTTCGACGGAAGCGTTAAAAAGGGAGATCGGATTCTTTTAATGAGTAATCAGAAAGATTTTACGGTCAACGAGGTAGGTATTAAAGGAATCGGATTGATGCCTAAAGACTCGCTATCTGTGGGAGAAGTCGGATATATTATCGCGGGCATCAAAAAAGTTTCCGATGCAAGGTCGGGTGACACCGTAACTTTACAGTCGAACCCGACTGCGGAGCCGGTCCCGGGTTATAAGGATGCTAAGCCGATGGTCTTTGCCGGACTTTTCCCGATCGCCGGCGAACAGTTCGAAGAACTGGTGGACGCAATCGAAAAAATGAAGCTAAACGATGCGGCTCTAGTGTACGAAAAAGAAAGTTCCGCAGCTTTAGGATTCGGGTTTAGGGTAGGTTATCTCGGCTTGTTGCACATGGAAATTGTGCAGGAGAGGTTGGAGAGGGAATTCAACTTAGACCTCATCACGACGGCGCCTTCCGTAAAATATACGATCAAAACTAGGAATGGTGAAGTCTTCGATATCGATAACCCTTCCAAATTCCCGGACCCGGTTTTTATAGAAACCACCGAAGAACCGTTCGTGAAGGCGTCGATAATCACTCCGATCGAATATGTGGGAAATATCATGTCGCTCGCGATGGATAAACGCGGAATTCAATTGGATACTGTTTATCTTACGCAAGAAAAAGTGCAGCTTACCTACGAGCTCCCGCTTGCCGAACTAATTTTCGAATTTTATGATAAGCTTAAATCTTTGACCCGCGGATATGCATCTCTTGATTACGAGCCCTGCGGGTATAGAGCGTCTCAATTGGTTAAGATGGATATTCTAGTAAACGGGGAACCGGTGGATGCGCTCTCGATGATCGTACACCGAAGTAAAGCGGAGCAACGAGGAAGAGAAATTATCGAAAAGTTAAAGGAATTAATCCCGCGACACCAATTCATGATTCCTATCCAAGCCTCGGTCGGGGGGAAAATTCTGGCGAGAGAAAGTATTTCCGCTCTCAGGAAAAATGTTACCGCTAAGTGTTATGGCGGGGACATTACCCGTAAAAAGAAACTTCTTGAAAAGCAGAAAGAAGGAAAAAAACGGATGAAGCAAATAGGAAATGTTGAAATTCCTCAAGAAGCCTTCTTGGCGGTCCTGAAAACCGGCGATTAA
- a CDS encoding fumarate reductase/succinate dehydrogenase flavoprotein subunit, protein MSLDSKIPSGALEHKWDDYKSHTKLVNPANKRKYTILVIGTGLAGGSASATLAELGYNVKTFCFQDSPRRAHSIAAQGGINAAKNYQNDGDSIYRLFYDTIKGGDFRAREANVYRLAQVSANIIDQCVAQGVPFAREYGGHLDNRSFGGAQVSRTFYAKGQTGQQLLLGAYSSLSRQIGLGNVKMYPRTEMVDLVVVNGHAKGVIIRDLVTGKITAHAGDAVVLASGGYGNVFYLSTNAKGSNVTATYRAHKKGAFFANPCYTQIHPTCIPVSGDHQSKLTLMSESLRNDGRIWVPKKKGDTRNPADIPESERDYYLERKYPSYGNLCPRDIASRSAKEVCDAGFGVGPGGQGVYLDFSSAIQRLGEHTIAERYGNLFQMYEQITGENPYKVPMRIYPAVHYTMGGLWVDYNLMSNLPGLFVIGEANFSDHGANRLGASALMQGLADGYFVLPYTIGNYLAEVGFGKTPSADNAEFKKAETDSTDKINKLLTVKGHRTVDSFHRELGKLVWDKCGMARDEKGLKEALQKIPQIREEFWQNVNVPGSGADLNQSLEKAGRVADFLEFAELLCFDALTREESCGGHFRTEHQMEDGEAKRNDEKFCHVTAWEWKGIGAKPVEHREHLEFENIKLATRSYK, encoded by the coding sequence ATGAGCTTAGATTCAAAAATTCCTTCGGGTGCTCTGGAGCATAAGTGGGACGATTATAAATCCCATACCAAGCTGGTAAATCCCGCCAATAAACGTAAATATACGATTCTTGTAATCGGAACAGGTCTTGCGGGAGGCTCCGCCTCGGCAACATTGGCGGAACTCGGCTATAATGTAAAAACGTTCTGCTTTCAAGATAGCCCACGACGGGCCCACTCGATCGCAGCACAGGGTGGAATTAATGCCGCAAAGAATTATCAGAACGACGGCGATTCAATTTACCGACTCTTTTATGATACGATTAAAGGCGGAGATTTTAGAGCTCGCGAAGCCAACGTTTATCGCCTAGCTCAGGTTTCAGCGAATATTATTGATCAGTGCGTTGCTCAAGGCGTTCCATTCGCAAGAGAATATGGAGGCCATTTAGATAACCGCTCTTTCGGAGGAGCTCAGGTTTCCCGCACATTCTATGCCAAAGGTCAGACCGGGCAACAACTTCTTTTAGGAGCCTATTCATCCCTTTCTCGACAAATCGGATTAGGAAACGTTAAAATGTATCCCCGGACCGAAATGGTCGATTTGGTCGTAGTAAATGGACATGCGAAAGGTGTGATCATTCGCGATCTAGTTACGGGTAAAATCACCGCTCATGCAGGCGATGCGGTAGTGTTGGCATCGGGAGGATATGGCAACGTATTCTATTTATCGACGAATGCAAAAGGTTCCAATGTTACGGCAACCTATAGAGCTCATAAAAAAGGGGCTTTCTTTGCAAATCCGTGCTATACGCAAATCCACCCCACTTGCATCCCGGTATCCGGCGATCATCAATCCAAACTTACTCTAATGTCCGAGTCGCTTCGAAATGATGGGCGAATTTGGGTCCCGAAAAAGAAAGGAGATACTCGAAATCCCGCAGATATTCCTGAAAGTGAACGCGATTATTATCTCGAAAGAAAATATCCTAGTTACGGTAATCTCTGTCCTCGGGATATAGCTTCGCGCTCCGCCAAAGAAGTTTGCGACGCAGGCTTCGGAGTCGGACCAGGTGGGCAAGGAGTTTATCTTGATTTCTCATCCGCGATTCAGCGATTGGGTGAACATACCATTGCGGAACGTTACGGAAATCTTTTCCAGATGTATGAGCAAATCACTGGCGAAAATCCTTATAAAGTTCCGATGAGAATCTATCCTGCCGTCCATTATACTATGGGTGGACTTTGGGTGGATTATAATCTTATGAGCAATCTTCCGGGCTTGTTTGTTATCGGTGAGGCCAACTTTTCCGATCACGGAGCCAACCGATTAGGCGCCTCGGCATTAATGCAGGGTTTAGCGGATGGATATTTCGTACTCCCTTATACGATCGGTAACTATCTTGCGGAAGTCGGATTCGGTAAAACTCCGTCAGCAGATAATGCGGAGTTTAAGAAAGCGGAGACCGATAGTACGGACAAAATCAATAAACTTCTGACCGTTAAAGGACATCGGACCGTCGATTCATTTCATAGAGAGTTAGGCAAACTTGTCTGGGATAAATGTGGAATGGCCAGAGACGAGAAAGGTCTGAAAGAAGCTCTGCAGAAAATTCCTCAAATCAGGGAGGAGTTCTGGCAGAACGTTAATGTACCTGGATCCGGTGCGGATTTGAATCAGTCTTTGGAAAAAGCCGGACGTGTAGCCGACTTCCTCGAATTTGCCGAGCTTCTTTGCTTTGACGCGCTAACTAGGGAAGAATCTTGCGGCGGACACTTTAGAACCGAGCATCAGATGGAAGATGGCGAAGCCAAACGAAACGACGAAAAATTCTGCCATGTCACTGCGTGGGAATGGAAAGGAATTGGAGCCAAACCGGTTGAACACAGGGAACACCTGGAGTTCGAGAACATTAAACTCGCAACGAGGAGCTATAAGTAA
- a CDS encoding TIGR04452 family lipoprotein, with protein MKRIVISSAIVLAFAFANCAVLDPTGFTYDRIKGDKAASKITDAAITTDLVNSTILNGKASVSILSILASDIAGIDPTKYYKESVVNQCVTDIKGVKGYLIGSTLTVISSCKGITADGLIY; from the coding sequence ATGAAAAGAATTGTAATTTCTTCAGCGATTGTTTTGGCTTTTGCTTTCGCTAATTGCGCGGTTTTGGATCCGACAGGGTTCACCTATGATCGAATTAAAGGCGATAAAGCCGCAAGTAAAATTACGGACGCAGCAATCACGACGGATTTGGTAAATTCGACGATTCTAAACGGAAAAGCCTCCGTTTCGATTTTATCCATACTCGCAAGCGATATAGCCGGCATTGATCCGACTAAATACTACAAAGAATCGGTCGTCAATCAATGTGTGACGGATATCAAGGGAGTAAAAGGTTATTTGATTGGATCGACGCTAACGGTTATTTCCTCTTGTAAGGGAATTACTGCGGACGGGCTCATCTACTAA